From a single Micromonospora pallida genomic region:
- a CDS encoding CarD family transcriptional regulator, translated as MVFSVGETVVYPHHGAALIEAIETRVIKGEPKQYLVLRVAQGDLTVRVPAENAEIVGVREVVGEEGLGKVFDVLRAPHTEEPTNWSRRYKANLEKLASGNPLKVAEVVRDLWRRERERGLSAGEKRMLAKARDILVGEVALAEKSTKDEAETLLDKVLTEA; from the coding sequence ATGGTTTTCAGTGTCGGCGAGACCGTTGTTTACCCCCACCACGGGGCCGCACTCATCGAGGCAATCGAGACTCGGGTCATCAAGGGAGAGCCTAAGCAGTACCTCGTCCTGAGGGTTGCGCAGGGTGACCTCACGGTCCGGGTGCCCGCTGAGAACGCCGAGATCGTGGGTGTGCGCGAAGTGGTCGGCGAAGAGGGCCTGGGCAAGGTCTTCGATGTCCTCCGCGCTCCGCACACCGAGGAGCCGACCAACTGGTCGCGGCGTTACAAGGCGAATCTGGAGAAGCTGGCCTCCGGTAACCCGCTGAAGGTGGCCGAGGTCGTCCGTGACCTGTGGCGGCGGGAGCGGGAGCGGGGCCTCTCCGCTGGCGAGAAGCGGATGCTGGCCAAGGCCCGGGACATTCTCGTCGGCGAGGTCGCGCTGGCCGAGAAGAGCACCAAGGACGAGGCGGAGACGCTGCTCGACAAGGTCCTGACCGAGGCCTAG
- the ispD gene encoding 2-C-methyl-D-erythritol 4-phosphate cytidylyltransferase, which translates to MTAQLNPRGDVAVLVPAAGAGIRLGPGAPKALRPLAGEPLLVHAVRRIAGARSVHTIVVAAPVADVPAVQELLAPVAPVTVVPGGAHRQDSVAAALAAVPAGPEIVLVHDAARALVPAELVESVAAAVRSGHDAVIPVLPVVDTVKEVCADEVVRGTVDRSVLRAVQTPQGFRRSVLAAAHAAAVDPLTDDAGLVEKQGVPVVCVPGSEYALKITRPFDLALAEHLLTVRP; encoded by the coding sequence GTGACCGCGCAGCTCAATCCGCGCGGTGACGTCGCGGTCCTCGTGCCTGCGGCCGGTGCCGGCATCCGGCTCGGCCCCGGCGCTCCGAAGGCGCTCCGGCCGCTGGCCGGAGAACCCCTGCTCGTGCATGCCGTACGCCGAATCGCCGGCGCCCGGTCGGTGCACACGATCGTGGTGGCCGCCCCGGTCGCCGACGTTCCCGCTGTCCAGGAGCTGCTCGCCCCGGTCGCCCCGGTCACCGTCGTGCCCGGTGGGGCGCACCGGCAGGACTCGGTGGCCGCCGCGCTGGCCGCCGTACCGGCCGGGCCCGAAATCGTCCTGGTGCACGACGCGGCCCGGGCCCTCGTCCCCGCCGAACTCGTCGAGTCGGTCGCCGCAGCGGTCCGCTCCGGGCACGACGCGGTCATCCCGGTCCTTCCAGTGGTGGACACCGTCAAGGAGGTCTGCGCCGACGAGGTGGTCCGGGGCACGGTCGACCGGTCCGTCCTGCGGGCCGTCCAGACGCCGCAGGGCTTCCGTCGGTCGGTGCTGGCCGCCGCGCACGCCGCCGCCGTCGACCCGCTGACCGACGACGCGGGGCTGGTCGAGAAGCAGGGCGTCCCGGTGGTCTGCGTGCCCGGCTCCGAGTACGCCCTGAAGATCACCCGACCGTTCGACCTGGCGCTGGCCGAGCACCTGCTGACCGTACGACCCTGA
- a CDS encoding tetratricopeptide repeat protein, with protein MTEEPESSDSYLQRAQLLAELGRYDEAAGELAHVLGRDPAHAPALTMLARVHLAADRAAEALTAAESAAAIAPGEVEPLVARGLALTDLQRYAEAARTADEILALGPDDAYAQRSAAAILAGARNGQPALNAAWRGVELAPEEPQAHLVLGLVAARMELFDLAERAYTEALRLDPELGEAQHDIGVIRLEQRRYAEALEHLASAAATSPGRIDSGHTISAGLRQLVLYGAGWSLVATVLVACLAAGSGGLSRAFAAVAALGGALVVWRYAAKVPNLTSSILPGLMRTDRTLALAVYAVAAAPALILLYALVGTPWPLVLAIVATAVAELAAFSRPVR; from the coding sequence ATGACCGAGGAACCGGAGTCCTCGGACAGCTACCTCCAGCGCGCCCAGCTCCTCGCCGAGCTGGGCCGCTACGACGAGGCGGCCGGTGAACTCGCCCACGTCCTCGGTCGGGATCCAGCGCACGCTCCGGCGCTGACCATGCTGGCCCGGGTACACCTGGCCGCCGACCGGGCCGCCGAGGCGCTCACCGCGGCCGAGTCGGCGGCCGCCATCGCCCCGGGCGAGGTCGAGCCCCTGGTCGCGCGGGGCCTCGCGCTGACCGACCTCCAGCGGTACGCCGAGGCCGCCCGTACCGCCGACGAGATCCTGGCGCTCGGCCCGGACGACGCGTACGCCCAGCGCAGCGCGGCGGCGATCCTGGCCGGCGCGCGCAACGGGCAGCCGGCGCTGAACGCGGCCTGGCGGGGGGTGGAGCTGGCCCCGGAGGAGCCGCAGGCGCACCTGGTGCTCGGCCTGGTCGCCGCCCGGATGGAACTGTTCGACCTGGCCGAGCGGGCCTACACCGAGGCGCTGCGGCTCGATCCGGAACTGGGCGAGGCCCAGCACGACATCGGCGTCATCCGGTTGGAGCAGCGGCGCTACGCCGAGGCGTTGGAGCACCTCGCCAGCGCCGCCGCGACCAGCCCCGGCCGGATCGACTCGGGGCACACCATCTCCGCCGGACTGCGTCAACTGGTGCTCTACGGCGCCGGCTGGTCCCTGGTGGCCACGGTGCTGGTCGCCTGCCTGGCGGCGGGCAGCGGCGGGTTGTCCCGGGCCTTCGCGGCCGTCGCCGCGCTCGGCGGGGCGCTGGTGGTCTGGCGGTACGCGGCGAAGGTGCCGAACCTGACCAGCAGCATCCTGCCCGGGCTGATGCGCACCGACCGGACACTGGCGCTGGCCGTCTACGCGGTGGCCGCCGCGCCCGCCCTGATCCTGCTCTACGCCCTGGTCGGCACCCCCTGGCCGCTGGTGCTCGCGATCGTCGCCACGGCGGTCGCCGAACTCGCGGCGTTCTCCCGCCCCGTGCGCTGA
- a CDS encoding homogentisate 1,2-dioxygenase — MPYYRSVGDIPRKRHTQFRQPDGSLYAEELMGQEGFSSDSSLLYHRYPPTAIVAAEEFTPPAMTRVPNLPLKPRHLRTHKLDAGPADPVLGRRYLLANDDVRIAYVLADRPSPLFRDATGDHCLYVESGTLRVESTFGVLDVTAGDYVVIPTSTIHRLVPTGDEPVRLLAIEAAGHVGPPKRYLSVRGQFLEHAPYCERDVRGPDAPLLVDGEDVEVLVRHRSRAAGPNGSGTAWTRHVYAHHPFDVVGWDGHLYPWAFSIHDFEPITGRIHQPPPVHQTFQGPNFVICSFVPRKVDYHPDAIPVPYNHHNVDSDEMLFYTGGNYEARRGSGIEQGSISLHPSGFTHGPQPGAAERSIGADFFDELAVMVDTFRPLDLCDAAVECEDPGYAWTWARRP, encoded by the coding sequence ATGCCGTACTACCGCAGCGTCGGAGACATCCCCCGTAAGCGCCACACCCAGTTCCGCCAGCCCGACGGCAGCCTGTACGCCGAAGAACTCATGGGCCAGGAGGGCTTCTCCTCCGACTCCTCCCTGCTCTACCACCGGTACCCGCCCACCGCGATCGTCGCCGCCGAGGAGTTCACCCCGCCGGCCATGACCCGGGTGCCGAACCTGCCACTCAAGCCCCGCCACCTGCGCACCCACAAGCTCGACGCCGGGCCCGCCGACCCGGTGCTGGGCCGGCGGTACCTGCTCGCCAACGACGACGTACGGATCGCGTACGTGCTCGCCGACCGGCCGTCCCCGCTGTTCCGGGACGCCACCGGCGACCACTGTCTCTACGTCGAGTCCGGCACGCTGCGGGTGGAGTCGACGTTCGGCGTGCTCGACGTGACCGCCGGGGACTACGTGGTCATCCCCACCTCGACCATCCACCGCCTGGTGCCCACCGGCGACGAGCCGGTCCGGCTGCTGGCCATCGAGGCGGCCGGGCACGTCGGCCCGCCCAAGCGCTACCTCTCGGTCCGGGGCCAGTTCCTGGAGCACGCGCCGTACTGCGAGCGGGACGTCCGGGGACCGGACGCGCCGCTGCTGGTCGACGGCGAGGACGTGGAGGTGCTGGTCCGGCATCGTTCCCGGGCCGCAGGCCCGAACGGCAGCGGCACGGCTTGGACGCGTCATGTATACGCCCACCACCCGTTCGACGTGGTCGGCTGGGACGGGCACCTCTACCCGTGGGCGTTCTCCATCCACGACTTCGAGCCGATCACCGGCCGGATCCACCAGCCGCCGCCGGTGCACCAGACCTTCCAGGGACCGAACTTCGTGATCTGCTCGTTCGTGCCGCGCAAGGTCGACTACCACCCGGACGCGATCCCGGTGCCGTACAACCACCACAACGTCGACTCCGACGAGATGCTCTTCTACACCGGCGGCAACTACGAGGCCCGGCGCGGCTCCGGCATCGAGCAGGGGTCGATCTCACTGCACCCGTCCGGCTTCACGCACGGCCCCCAGCCGGGCGCGGCGGAACGTTCGATCGGCGCCGACTTCTTCGACGAACTCGCCGTCATGGTCGACACCTTCCGCCCGCTGGACCTCTGCGACGCGGCGGTCGAGTGCGAGGACCCAGGGTACGCCTGGACCTGGGCCCGCCGCCCCTGA
- the fahA gene encoding fumarylacetoacetase: MSWVPGAVGSPYGVTNLPYGVFRHDGREPRIGVRVADLVLDLAGAEAAGLVLAAGAFGRPTLNDFMALGRPQWTAVRQRLVELLTDSEHRLAVEPLLVPLAEVELALPFEVADYVDFYSSEHHASNVGQIFRPGQPPLLPNWKHLPVGYHGRAGTVVVSGTPVVRPQGQRASGDGPVFGPSVRLDIEAEVGFVVGVGSPLGHRVSVADFADHVFGVVLVNDWSARDIQAWEYQPLGPFLGKSFATSISAWVTPLDALADAFVPAPEQDPAVLDYLRDVPHQGLDLRLAVEWNGERVSEPPFAGMYWTPAQQLAHLTVNGASLRTGDLYASGTVSGPERGQAGSFLELTWGGAEPVQVGGGTRTFLADGDTVTLTATAPGPDGTVVALGEVTGTILPAR; encoded by the coding sequence ATGAGCTGGGTGCCGGGTGCTGTGGGGTCGCCGTACGGGGTGACGAATCTGCCGTACGGGGTGTTCCGGCACGATGGGCGGGAGCCCCGGATCGGCGTACGCGTCGCCGACCTCGTGCTCGACCTGGCCGGCGCCGAGGCGGCTGGCCTGGTGCTGGCCGCCGGGGCGTTCGGTCGGCCCACGCTGAACGATTTCATGGCGCTCGGTCGTCCGCAGTGGACGGCCGTCCGGCAGCGCCTGGTCGAACTGCTCACCGATTCGGAACACCGGTTGGCGGTGGAACCCCTGCTGGTGCCGCTGGCCGAGGTGGAACTGGCGCTGCCGTTCGAGGTTGCCGACTACGTCGACTTCTACTCGTCCGAGCACCATGCGTCGAACGTCGGGCAGATCTTCCGGCCCGGCCAGCCACCGCTGCTGCCGAACTGGAAGCACCTGCCGGTCGGATACCACGGCCGGGCCGGCACGGTGGTGGTCTCCGGTACGCCGGTGGTCCGTCCGCAGGGGCAGCGAGCCAGCGGGGACGGTCCGGTCTTCGGCCCGTCGGTTCGCCTCGACATCGAGGCGGAGGTGGGCTTCGTGGTGGGTGTCGGGTCGCCGCTGGGCCACCGGGTCTCCGTCGCCGACTTCGCCGACCATGTCTTCGGCGTGGTGCTGGTCAACGACTGGTCGGCGCGGGACATCCAGGCGTGGGAGTACCAGCCCCTCGGTCCGTTCCTCGGCAAGTCCTTCGCCACCTCGATCTCGGCCTGGGTGACCCCGCTGGACGCGCTCGCCGACGCCTTCGTGCCGGCTCCCGAGCAGGACCCGGCCGTGCTCGATTACCTGCGGGACGTCCCGCACCAGGGGCTGGACCTGCGGCTGGCCGTGGAGTGGAACGGCGAGCGGGTCAGCGAGCCACCCTTCGCCGGCATGTACTGGACGCCGGCCCAGCAGCTCGCCCACCTGACCGTCAACGGAGCGTCGCTGCGTACCGGCGACCTCTACGCGTCGGGCACGGTCTCCGGGCCGGAACGCGGCCAGGCCGGCTCGTTCCTGGAGCTGACCTGGGGCGGTGCCGAACCGGTCCAGGTCGGCGGCGGCACCCGCACATTCCTGGCGGACGGGGACACCGTCACCCTCACCGCCACCGCCCCTGGCCCGGACGGCACCGTGGTCGCCCTCGGCGAGGTGACCGGCACCATCCTCCCCGCCCGCTGA
- a CDS encoding DUF397 domain-containing protein — MNDFVGAVWRKSSRSNDQGLCVEVADNLVGTRGVVGVRDSKDLTGPTLAITPPAWTAFLAALHHDQLHP; from the coding sequence ATGAACGATTTCGTCGGCGCCGTCTGGCGCAAGAGTAGCCGCTCCAACGACCAGGGTCTGTGCGTGGAGGTGGCGGACAACCTCGTCGGTACGCGCGGCGTGGTCGGGGTCCGTGACTCCAAGGATCTGACCGGCCCCACCCTTGCCATCACCCCACCGGCCTGGACGGCGTTCCTGGCCGCCCTCCACCACGACCAGCTCCACCCCTGA
- a CDS encoding PQQ-binding-like beta-propeller repeat protein, which yields MGIPKGRRWIVGTVAGLLVAGLSAVTVYRVLAPAEVVTVARGERPPAVDPEVGPIGRFATAPLIVDGRVRVYATTRQVWADGPVDDRQRNTPYWSYRRWPAQLSGVVAAGTTVVSRWSDGRLVALDADTGRVTWQADAPTAPEGYTGRRTGAGTVWHPDGLHTATAPDGGTMVVAVGDRQVQGTDLASGRRLWRVDVEPGCRTAVGTTVAGRLATLDRCTGDPVVEFRDVATGAVTERWSPPGAGAEVTVTPTGCATARSNCGGLHIAETGTADSGSAVAARQGGRGWLVDKGTPVAALGLDRAGTVLAGEVGVTAEDGVVVARSARTGDEVWRRADLGPGSVVLAAQPGAVHLLTGERDLVTLDPVSGVERSRFRFTVGRDGTDWAPGLGYAADGYVGLERLRTPVDPAGDDQRYFAMAEPVVLAAVGRGAEG from the coding sequence ATGGGGATCCCGAAGGGCCGGCGGTGGATCGTCGGTACGGTCGCGGGGCTGCTCGTCGCCGGGCTGAGCGCCGTCACGGTGTACCGGGTGCTCGCCCCGGCCGAGGTGGTCACCGTCGCGCGCGGGGAACGGCCGCCGGCCGTCGACCCGGAGGTCGGCCCGATCGGTCGGTTCGCCACCGCCCCGCTGATCGTGGACGGCCGGGTGCGGGTGTACGCCACCACCCGACAGGTCTGGGCCGACGGACCGGTCGACGACCGGCAGCGCAACACCCCGTACTGGTCGTACCGACGGTGGCCGGCCCAGCTCAGCGGGGTGGTGGCCGCCGGGACCACGGTGGTGAGCCGCTGGTCGGACGGTCGGCTCGTGGCACTCGACGCCGACACCGGCCGGGTCACCTGGCAGGCGGACGCCCCGACCGCGCCGGAGGGTTACACCGGGCGGCGTACCGGGGCGGGGACCGTCTGGCACCCGGACGGCCTGCACACCGCCACCGCCCCGGACGGCGGGACCATGGTGGTGGCCGTCGGCGACCGGCAGGTGCAGGGCACCGACCTGGCCAGCGGGCGGCGGCTCTGGCGGGTCGACGTCGAACCCGGTTGCCGTACCGCTGTCGGGACCACCGTCGCCGGCCGCCTCGCCACCCTGGACCGGTGTACCGGCGACCCGGTCGTCGAGTTCCGCGACGTCGCCACCGGCGCGGTGACCGAACGCTGGAGCCCGCCGGGAGCCGGCGCGGAGGTGACGGTGACCCCGACCGGGTGCGCCACCGCCCGCTCGAACTGCGGCGGTCTGCACATCGCCGAGACCGGGACCGCCGACTCGGGAAGCGCCGTCGCGGCCCGGCAGGGCGGCCGGGGCTGGCTGGTGGACAAGGGGACACCGGTGGCCGCCCTGGGCCTCGACCGGGCCGGCACGGTGCTCGCCGGGGAGGTCGGCGTCACGGCCGAGGACGGTGTGGTGGTCGCCCGGTCCGCGCGGACCGGTGACGAGGTGTGGCGCCGCGCCGACCTGGGGCCGGGGAGCGTCGTGCTCGCCGCGCAGCCCGGTGCCGTGCACCTGCTGACCGGGGAGAGGGACCTGGTCACCCTCGACCCGGTGAGCGGCGTCGAACGGTCCCGCTTCCGGTTCACGGTCGGCCGGGACGGGACGGACTGGGCGCCGGGACTCGGGTACGCGGCCGACGGGTACGTGGGGCTGGAACGTCTCCGTACGCCCGTCGACCCGGCGGGGGACGACCAGCGCTACTTCGCAATGGCCGAGCCGGTGGTCCTCGCGGCGGTGGGTCGAGGAGCCGAGGGTTGA
- the hisC gene encoding histidinol-phosphate transaminase yields the protein MTDTARPGSPIRLTRADLDALPNYVPGRSPADLARELGIPEAIKLASNEVPYGPLPGVVEAITEAAAGAHRYPDMGVVALHAALAERYGVAPESVVTGCGSVALAEHLVRATCLPGDEVVYSWRSFEAYPIVVATSGATSVQVPNTPEHGHDLAAMAAAVTDRTRMVVVCNPNNPTGTFLRRPELERFLDAVPDDVLVVLDEAYREFVTDPEVPDGLDYVHRPNVAVLRTLSKAWGLAGMRVGFMVAQPALVAAVRKVVTPFSISLPAQAAALAALAQADEVERRCALVVAERERVTEALRALVPDVPTSQGNFVWLPLGNRSVEFGRACEARGVIVRPFPGDGVRITIGTPAENDAFLAVARTELA from the coding sequence GTGACCGACACCGCCCGCCCCGGGTCCCCGATCCGGCTCACCCGCGCCGACCTCGACGCGCTGCCCAACTACGTCCCCGGTCGCAGTCCGGCGGATCTGGCCCGTGAGCTGGGCATCCCGGAGGCCATCAAGCTGGCGAGCAACGAGGTGCCCTACGGTCCGCTGCCCGGTGTGGTGGAGGCGATCACCGAGGCCGCCGCCGGAGCGCACCGCTACCCGGACATGGGCGTGGTGGCGTTGCACGCCGCGCTGGCCGAGCGGTACGGCGTGGCGCCGGAGAGCGTCGTCACCGGCTGCGGTTCGGTGGCGCTCGCCGAGCACCTGGTCCGGGCTACCTGCCTCCCCGGTGACGAGGTCGTCTACTCGTGGCGCTCCTTCGAGGCGTACCCGATCGTCGTGGCGACCAGCGGGGCGACCAGCGTGCAGGTGCCCAACACGCCGGAGCACGGCCACGACCTGGCCGCGATGGCGGCGGCGGTGACCGACCGGACCCGGATGGTGGTGGTCTGCAACCCGAACAACCCCACCGGCACCTTCCTGCGCCGGCCGGAGCTGGAGCGCTTCCTCGACGCCGTGCCGGACGACGTGCTGGTGGTGCTCGACGAGGCGTACCGGGAGTTCGTCACCGACCCGGAGGTGCCGGACGGGCTCGACTACGTCCACCGGCCCAATGTGGCGGTGCTGCGTACCCTCTCCAAGGCATGGGGTCTGGCCGGGATGCGGGTGGGTTTCATGGTCGCCCAGCCGGCCCTGGTCGCCGCCGTGCGCAAGGTGGTCACCCCGTTCTCCATCAGCCTGCCCGCCCAGGCCGCCGCTCTGGCCGCGCTGGCCCAGGCCGACGAGGTCGAGCGGCGGTGCGCCCTGGTGGTCGCCGAGCGGGAGCGGGTGACCGAGGCGCTGCGCGCGCTCGTGCCGGACGTCCCGACCAGCCAGGGCAACTTCGTCTGGTTGCCGCTGGGCAACCGGTCGGTCGAGTTCGGCCGGGCCTGCGAGGCGCGCGGCGTGATCGTCCGGCCGTTCCCCGGCGACGGCGTCCGGATAACCATCGGCACCCCGGCGGAGAACGACGCCTTCCTGGCCGTGGCCCGGACCGAGCTGGCCTGA
- a CDS encoding RDD family protein: protein MSVQPGWYVDPADPETQRYWDGEGWLGAPISAEATPPEGPPPAEPATPVTPAAPTSAPTGPVAGTPGSGPAGQPASPAYPPGGQFPPQAMPPGHAPPPPGYAPPPPHGYGPPHGHHPPPPPGHMPPPGYAPPPGYVPPPGWPYPGYPAQPPEPRPHGLALAGYGARFLARLIDFGIVLALNVVVNGWFVWRYVQEMTPVWREFGARVSSGSTSTDPFPPPGEQAGGLQVAILLIATALWFAYEVPSMASGGQTFGKRVMGIRAVPLAGDQPLGFGRSFRRWNTLGLPTLLWFCCGLGLLLQLLDALSPLFDHPLRQALHDKRAQTVVVQVPRTTSTPAEAHDRPEGDAK, encoded by the coding sequence GTGAGTGTGCAACCCGGCTGGTACGTCGACCCCGCCGACCCCGAGACCCAGCGCTACTGGGATGGCGAGGGGTGGCTCGGTGCGCCGATATCCGCCGAGGCCACCCCACCCGAGGGCCCACCGCCGGCCGAGCCGGCCACACCGGTGACCCCGGCGGCGCCGACCTCCGCTCCGACCGGCCCGGTCGCCGGCACCCCGGGGTCCGGCCCGGCCGGGCAGCCGGCGTCGCCCGCGTACCCGCCCGGCGGGCAGTTCCCCCCACAAGCGATGCCTCCGGGCCACGCTCCCCCGCCGCCCGGGTACGCTCCCCCGCCACCGCACGGGTACGGGCCACCGCACGGCCACCATCCCCCGCCGCCGCCCGGCCACATGCCACCGCCCGGCTACGCTCCCCCGCCCGGCTACGTGCCGCCGCCCGGCTGGCCGTACCCCGGGTACCCGGCACAGCCCCCGGAGCCGCGTCCGCACGGCCTGGCGCTGGCCGGATACGGCGCCCGCTTCCTCGCCCGCCTGATCGACTTCGGCATCGTCCTCGCCCTGAACGTGGTGGTGAACGGCTGGTTCGTCTGGCGGTACGTACAGGAGATGACGCCGGTCTGGCGGGAGTTCGGGGCCCGGGTGTCGAGCGGCTCGACCTCCACCGACCCGTTCCCCCCGCCGGGCGAGCAGGCCGGTGGTCTCCAGGTGGCGATCCTGCTGATCGCGACCGCCCTCTGGTTCGCCTACGAGGTCCCGTCGATGGCCAGCGGCGGACAGACCTTCGGCAAGCGGGTGATGGGCATCCGCGCGGTGCCCCTCGCCGGGGACCAGCCGCTCGGCTTCGGGCGGTCGTTCCGGCGCTGGAACACCCTGGGTCTGCCCACCCTGCTCTGGTTCTGCTGCGGGCTGGGTCTGCTGCTCCAACTCCTCGACGCCCTGTCCCCCCTGTTCGATCATCCGCTGCGCCAGGCGCTGCACGACAAGCGCGCGCAGACCGTGGTGGTCCAGGTCCCCCGCACCACCTCCACCCCTGCCGAAGCGCACGACCGCCCAGAGGGAGACGCCAAGTGA
- the hppD gene encoding 4-hydroxyphenylpyruvate dioxygenase: protein MTQAIDRPTSTEEVDVDALVGAVDHDISHDPFPVRGLDHLTFLVGNAKQAAHYYSTAFGMTCVAYRGPEQGYRDYAEYVLTSGSARFVLRGAVRPDAPDAALVAKHSDGVTDIALEVPDVDAGYAYATGQGATGLLEPHDVTDEHGTVRIAAIATYGDTRHTLVDRSRYSGPFLPGFVARRPIVDRQPMIDAGVQPKRFFQAVDHVVGNVELGRMDEWVEFYRRVMGFTNMAEFVGDDIATDYSALMSKVVANGTRKVKFPLNEPAVARKKSQIDEYLEFYQGAGAQHIAVATNDILASVDAMRAAGVEFLDTPDSYYDDPELRARIGQVRVPIEELKARKILVDRDEDGYLLQIFTKPVQDRPTVFFELIERHGSLGFGKGNFKALFEAIEREQDKRGNL, encoded by the coding sequence ATGACCCAGGCGATCGATCGACCCACGTCGACCGAAGAGGTCGACGTCGACGCGCTCGTCGGCGCCGTCGACCACGACATCAGCCACGACCCGTTCCCGGTGCGCGGGCTCGACCACCTCACCTTCCTGGTCGGCAACGCCAAGCAGGCTGCCCACTACTACTCCACCGCGTTCGGCATGACCTGCGTGGCGTACCGGGGGCCGGAGCAGGGCTATCGGGACTACGCCGAGTACGTGCTGACCAGTGGTTCGGCGCGGTTCGTCCTGCGCGGCGCGGTCCGCCCGGACGCCCCGGACGCCGCTCTGGTCGCCAAGCACAGCGACGGCGTCACCGACATCGCCCTCGAGGTCCCGGACGTCGACGCGGGGTACGCGTACGCCACCGGCCAGGGCGCGACCGGCCTGCTGGAACCGCACGACGTCACCGACGAGCACGGCACCGTCCGGATCGCTGCGATCGCCACCTACGGCGACACCCGGCACACCCTGGTCGACCGGTCCCGCTACTCCGGCCCGTTCCTGCCCGGCTTCGTCGCCCGGCGGCCGATCGTCGACCGGCAGCCCATGATCGACGCCGGGGTCCAGCCGAAGCGGTTCTTCCAGGCGGTCGACCACGTGGTCGGCAACGTCGAGCTGGGCCGGATGGACGAGTGGGTCGAGTTCTACCGGCGGGTGATGGGCTTCACCAACATGGCGGAGTTCGTCGGCGACGACATCGCCACCGACTACTCGGCGCTGATGAGCAAGGTGGTCGCCAACGGCACCCGGAAGGTCAAGTTCCCGCTCAACGAGCCGGCCGTCGCCCGGAAGAAGTCGCAGATCGACGAGTACCTGGAGTTCTACCAGGGGGCGGGCGCCCAGCACATCGCGGTGGCCACCAACGACATCCTGGCCAGCGTCGACGCGATGCGGGCCGCGGGCGTCGAGTTCCTGGACACCCCGGACTCGTACTACGACGACCCGGAGCTGCGCGCCCGGATCGGCCAGGTGCGGGTGCCGATCGAGGAGCTGAAGGCCCGCAAGATCCTCGTCGACCGGGACGAGGACGGTTACCTGCTCCAGATCTTCACCAAGCCGGTGCAGGACCGGCCGACGGTCTTCTTCGAGCTGATCGAGCGGCACGGCTCGCTCGGCTTCGGCAAGGGCAACTTCAAGGCGCTGTTCGAGGCGATCGAGCGCGAGCAGGACAAGCGCGGCAACCTCTGA
- a CDS encoding Lrp/AsnC family transcriptional regulator yields the protein MTTSQFVQLDELDARLVELLAAEPRIGVLECSRRLGVARGTVQARLDKLVDRGVVTGFGPDVSPAAIGFGVTSFVTLEISQRQGHDPVTAHLAEIPEVLEAHTITGSSDLLCRIVARSNTDLQRVIDQIVSYEGIRRASTIIALAEQIPYRVLPLVRSAVTSRP from the coding sequence GTGACCACTAGTCAGTTTGTCCAGCTCGACGAACTCGACGCGAGACTCGTCGAGTTGCTCGCCGCCGAGCCGCGGATCGGGGTGCTGGAGTGCTCCCGCCGGCTGGGCGTGGCCCGGGGGACCGTCCAGGCCCGTCTCGACAAGCTGGTCGACCGGGGCGTGGTGACCGGCTTCGGGCCGGACGTCTCCCCGGCGGCCATCGGGTTCGGGGTGACCTCCTTCGTCACCCTGGAGATCAGCCAGCGGCAGGGGCACGATCCGGTCACCGCGCACCTCGCCGAGATCCCGGAGGTGCTGGAGGCGCACACCATCACCGGCTCCAGTGACCTGCTCTGCCGGATCGTCGCCCGCTCGAACACCGACCTCCAGCGGGTCATCGACCAGATCGTGTCGTACGAGGGCATCCGCCGCGCCTCGACGATCATCGCGCTGGCCGAGCAGATCCCGTACCGCGTGCTGCCCCTGGTCCGCTCCGCCGTCACCAGCCGCCCCTGA